In the Wyeomyia smithii strain HCP4-BCI-WySm-NY-G18 chromosome 2, ASM2978416v1, whole genome shotgun sequence genome, one interval contains:
- the LOC129723746 gene encoding uncharacterized protein LOC129723746 → MTFHMGRSCPSETVSIKEQITQYQRKHNKNPIIIIDLMYFDQLGGYLHRNNTAGKMRDLCGISRLRIKELEEFVAKLKKFGAELIFITNGAYMDISGQTVPDEDDSKNSSKDWRYVLQMNIIDRLGLAHYSHVASDAKFIPIERVWTESICKIARKSGKVLWAWDNSRHQEIAKYACVHQAMAIISKNFVLLLYSGIEFPKYKLWSMADCSTTNMEIAEFDPLVVRRTLRLSSKQTRVLAALYGWYNESPTFYDFLERIKVLNCPQTLFRDITAYVKKTAANLQEMDYLKIARDLFGEQKYIDKFADFKAVCNGYNIDSIVLSSEQNNDSVSVQLKRQDSFNYDIYHGIAFTCSITFVDYRYWQDHGIDLYEIFVSFYERVCGVVLQHKKDRSLVRHVNVKRNHMEPYQTVELKPEYPTDLIIPSLDYMFSLAGQALIVIPDFNVCLLEFVIGMQLDRIALGFFIRTDQRSYFQDSVTLAFMVSLHMIDRIEADIFLIAIHKCRCDSEDEVPLPENLHLRALHLYFTYVKMRTLIKHSFYCAGLDDSFMDESYLDGAVFQNMFQKYSVEGSTAEFNKDVSKITRYRLH, encoded by the exons ATGACGTTTCACATGGGAAGAAGTTGTCCTTCTGAAACAGTTTCTATAAAAGAACAGATTACACAATACCAACG taAACACAATAAAAATCCGATAATAATCATCGATTTGATGTACTTTGATCAACTTGGTGGTTATTTGCACCGAAATAATACCGCTGGTAAGATGCGTGACCTCTGTGGAATCTCCCGACTCCGGATTAAGGAATTAGAAGAATTTGTtgcgaaattaaaaaaatttggggCGGAGCTAATATTCATAACCAATGGTGCTTACATGGATATCAGTGGTCAAACCGTACCGGATGAAGACGACTCTAAGAATAGCAGTAAGGATTGGCGCTACGTACTTCAGATGAATATCATAGATCGTTTAGGGCTTGCTCATTATAGCCATGTAGCATCCGATGCCAAGTTTATTCCAATCGAACGGGTCTGGACAGAATCGATTTGTAAGATTGCGAGAAAATCGGGAAAAGTCTTGTGGGCTTGGGATAATTCGCGACACCAAGAAATTGCCAAATACGCCTGTGTGCACCAAGCTATGGCaattatttcgaaaaattttgttttgttactgTACAGTGGAATAGAGTTTCCAAAGTACAAGTTATGGTCGATGGCCGATTGTTCAACGACGAATATGGAAATTGCCGAGTTTGATCCGCTGGTTGTTCGGCGAACTCTGCGACTATCCTCCAAACAGACACGTGTGTTGGCTGCATTATACGGTTGGTATAATGAAAGTCCCACATTCTATGATTTTCTGGAGCGCATCAAAGTGCTAAACTGTCCCCAGACACTTTTTCGAGATATCACCGCCTATGTTAAAAAGACTGCCGCTAATCTTCAAGAGATGGATTATCTAAAAATCGCTCGTGACTTATTCGGTGAACAAAAATACATTGATAAATTCGCTGACTTCAAGGCCGTTTGTAATGGATACAATATT GACTCGATTGTTCTTTCTAGTGAACAGAACAACGATTCGGTTAGCGTTCAATTGAAAAGGCAGGATTCCTTCAATTACGATATCTATCATGGAATAGCATTCACTTGCTCGATTACTTTCGTCGATTATCGCTACTGGCAAGACCACGGAATAGATCTGTACGAAATATTTGTTTCCTTTTATGAACGTGTTTGTGGTGTAGTTTTACAGCACAAAAAGGACCGCTCGCTAGTTCGACATGTTAACGTCAAGCGTAACCACATGGAACCCTACCAGACTGTAGAGCTGAAACCGGAATATCCGACGGATTTGATTATTCCTTCCTTAGATTACATGTTTTCGCTTGCGGGTCAAGCATTGATCGTTATTCCTGACTTCAACGTTTGTTTACTGGAATTTGTCATCGGGATGCAACTGGATAGGATTGCACTGGGCTTTTTCATTAGGACCGACCAACGATCCTACTTCCAAGATAGTGTTACATTAGCATTCATGGTGTCT ctgCATATGATCGACAGAATTGAAGCGGATATATTTTTGATAGCCATACACAAATGTCGTTGCGATTCGGAGGATGAGGTCCCGTTGCCGGAGAATTTGCACCTTCGAGCACTTCATTTGTATTTCACCTATGTCAAAATGCGTACGTTAATCAAGCACAGTTTTTATTGTGCCGGTTTGGATGATTCATTCATG GATGAAAGTTATCTGGATGGAGCTGTTTttcaaaacatgtttcaaaagtATTCTGTGGAAGGTAGCACTGCGGAGTTTAATAAGGACGTCAGTAAAATCACTCGTTATCGTTTACATTGA